One Dehalococcoidia bacterium genomic window carries:
- a CDS encoding DEAD/DEAH box helicase, with product MSFQDKSIQCSDCGTSFIFSIKEQEFFKVKGFFREPKRCPECRDKINNPRRAVVNTEALEPLSALPPESITAGSFESFGLLPSVMGGVRLSGYTTPTPIQAQALPHALAGKDVIGLAQTGTGKTAAFVLPMLQRLVAHKRGNIRSLVISPTRELAEQTNECIASLGRKTGIRGISLYGGVGMSLQVRNLRDGVDVAVACPGRLLDHIWQGSIDLSSVELLVIDEADRMFDMGFLPDIKQILKCLPDKRQTLLFSATMPADVRGLIQAYLHEPVTVQIGHAAPASSVSHALYPVKQHLKNALLTELLRQVETESVVVFTRTKHRAEKVAEHLKRAGFNVTSLQGNLAQARRQAAIDSFRAGRSKIMVATDIASRGIDVLSISHVINYDMPDTADAYTHRIGRTGRVDKTGEAFTFVSPEDGEMVRAVERILNKKIERRTLPGFDYAVVAPKIELEKRPTRRFGAPTSSSRPFSGERRRVFSRAA from the coding sequence TTGAGTTTTCAGGACAAGTCTATCCAGTGTTCCGATTGCGGAACGAGTTTCATCTTCAGTATCAAGGAACAGGAATTTTTCAAGGTCAAGGGTTTTTTCAGAGAGCCCAAGCGCTGCCCGGAGTGCCGCGATAAAATCAACAATCCCCGGCGCGCTGTTGTAAACACGGAAGCGCTGGAGCCCCTGTCCGCTCTGCCCCCGGAAAGCATTACGGCCGGGTCGTTCGAGTCCTTCGGTCTGCTTCCTAGCGTTATGGGCGGGGTCAGGCTGTCGGGTTACACCACTCCCACGCCGATACAGGCACAGGCCCTGCCGCATGCCCTGGCGGGCAAGGATGTCATCGGACTGGCCCAGACGGGCACCGGCAAGACCGCCGCCTTCGTGCTGCCCATGCTGCAGAGGCTGGTGGCGCACAAGCGCGGCAACATCCGTTCTCTCGTTATCTCCCCGACGCGCGAACTGGCCGAGCAGACCAATGAGTGCATTGCCTCGCTGGGACGCAAAACCGGCATCCGCGGCATATCGCTTTACGGCGGCGTCGGCATGTCGCTGCAGGTGCGCAACCTGCGCGACGGAGTTGACGTCGCTGTAGCCTGTCCCGGACGGTTGCTGGACCATATCTGGCAGGGCAGCATAGACCTGTCCAGCGTCGAACTCCTCGTCATCGACGAGGCCGACCGCATGTTCGACATGGGCTTCCTGCCCGATATCAAGCAAATTTTGAAGTGCCTGCCGGATAAGCGGCAGACGCTGTTATTCTCGGCCACCATGCCGGCCGACGTGCGCGGCTTGATACAGGCTTACCTGCACGAGCCGGTCACCGTCCAGATAGGCCACGCAGCCCCGGCTTCCAGCGTATCGCACGCCCTCTACCCGGTCAAGCAGCACCTGAAAAATGCCCTTCTCACCGAGCTGTTGCGACAGGTGGAGACGGAATCGGTGGTTGTATTCACGCGCACCAAGCATAGGGCGGAGAAGGTAGCCGAGCACCTTAAGAGAGCCGGCTTCAACGTCACCTCGCTTCAAGGCAACCTGGCGCAGGCGAGGAGGCAGGCCGCCATCGACAGCTTCCGCGCAGGGAGATCAAAGATTATGGTGGCAACCGACATCGCCTCCCGCGGCATAGACGTGCTGAGCATCTCGCACGTAATCAACTACGACATGCCGGACACGGCTGATGCCTACACGCACCGCATCGGACGCACCGGGCGCGTAGATAAGACGGGCGAGGCCTTTACCTTCGTCAGCCCCGAAGACGGCGAGATGGTACGAGCTGTCGAACGCATTCTAAATAAGAAGATTGAACGGCGCACGCTGCCCGGCTTCGACTATGCTGTTGTGGCTCCTAAAATCGAACTTGAGAAGCGCCCAACACGCCGTTTCGGGGCACCGACCTCCTCAAGCAGACCCTTCAGTGGTGAAAGAAGGCGCGTCTTCTCCCGAGCGGCCTGA
- a CDS encoding response regulator codes for MIANKNGKKRVLLIDDEERIVNFLALKLKVSGYEVFCAGEGEKGLELAKTAEPDIMLLDIIMPGIDGLEVLRRLRQFSNMPVIVLSAKDHISEEILELGANGFMSKPFNPDDLVAKIKTLLQPGCPCN; via the coding sequence TTGATTGCAAACAAAAACGGCAAAAAGCGCGTTTTATTGATTGACGACGAAGAGCGTATTGTTAACTTCCTTGCCTTAAAGCTGAAGGTATCGGGTTATGAGGTGTTCTGCGCCGGCGAAGGGGAAAAAGGGCTTGAGCTGGCGAAGACAGCCGAACCCGACATCATGTTGCTGGACATCATCATGCCGGGCATCGACGGTCTTGAGGTTTTGCGCAGGCTGCGCCAATTCTCGAACATGCCGGTGATAGTTCTGAGCGCCAAGGATCACATCTCTGAAGAGATACTGGAGCTAGGAGCTAACGGCTTCATGAGCAAGCCGTTCAACCCCGACGATCTGGTAGCCAAGATCAAGACGCTCCTACAGCCAGGCTGTCCCTGTAATTAG
- a CDS encoding hydrogenase subunit — protein MINTNFTGDVIEIFFVLILGTAAFIITQRTLRSLFTIYTMQSIILALIALILYIQHGTLSLLFIALLTLVIKALVIPAFLRRTLVVMPVKRDLQFRYLTPASSIFLSAVLFFIVYTSFSNVAGQLFSDRLFFLGGVIGVSLALIGMMVIFSRQKVVSKIVGYLTMENGVLLFGLFIAEMPFIIEVLIVIDLLMLIVLSTIMAFGIDSSIEAFHRKLTQLGLSFED, from the coding sequence ATGATTAATACGAATTTTACCGGCGATGTCATAGAAATATTTTTCGTGCTTATACTGGGAACGGCGGCCTTTATCATCACCCAGCGTACGCTGCGCTCACTGTTCACCATCTATACCATGCAGTCTATTATCCTGGCGCTGATTGCCTTGATCTTGTATATCCAGCACGGAACTCTCAGTCTTCTGTTCATTGCCCTCTTGACCTTGGTCATCAAGGCTTTAGTAATTCCCGCTTTCCTGCGCCGCACCCTGGTCGTAATGCCGGTGAAGCGCGACCTGCAGTTCCGCTACCTGACGCCCGCCAGCTCCATATTTCTCAGTGCGGTGCTGTTTTTTATTGTTTACACATCATTCTCCAATGTGGCGGGACAGCTTTTCAGCGACCGCCTATTCTTCCTGGGCGGGGTGATCGGGGTGTCGCTGGCGTTGATAGGCATGATGGTGATATTCAGCCGCCAGAAGGTCGTCAGCAAGATTGTGGGATATTTGACCATGGAGAACGGCGTGCTGCTTTTCGGGCTTTTTATCGCCGAGATGCCGTTCATAATCGAAGTGCTCATTGTAATCGACCTGCTGATGCTGATCGTGCTGTCGACCATTATGGCTTTCGGCATCGATTCCAGCATCGAGGCTTTCCACCGCAAGCTGACGCAACTGGGGTTGAGTTTCGAGGACTAG
- a CDS encoding aquaporin Z gives MKKYLAELVGTMALVLVGCGSAVIAGQYIGVLGVALTFGLTILALVYTIGPISGCHINPAVTLAMWLNGKINGKDSGYYILFQCVGAFVGAALLLGIASGNASYSITGTGLGLNGFGESSPGGYTLLSGFYAEVVFTFLFVLVVLGSIHKNAPKGFAGLAIGFALAFVHLVSIPITGTSVNPARSIGPALVAALREWSVSPLAGLWLFIVAPLLGAIVAAVLWKYMFEERAVAPEVISPDLPAGQ, from the coding sequence ATGAAGAAGTACCTCGCTGAACTGGTTGGCACCATGGCTCTGGTTCTGGTGGGCTGCGGCAGCGCCGTCATCGCCGGCCAGTATATCGGTGTCCTGGGCGTGGCGCTGACGTTCGGTCTAACCATACTGGCGCTCGTATATACAATAGGACCCATCTCCGGTTGTCACATCAACCCGGCGGTAACGCTGGCCATGTGGCTGAATGGCAAAATAAATGGCAAGGACTCCGGGTATTACATCCTGTTCCAGTGTGTAGGGGCTTTTGTCGGAGCCGCCCTACTCCTGGGCATTGCCAGCGGCAATGCCAGCTACTCCATCACAGGCACGGGGCTCGGCCTGAACGGCTTCGGCGAGAGTTCCCCCGGCGGATATACTCTTCTCTCTGGTTTTTACGCCGAGGTGGTTTTCACCTTTCTTTTCGTACTCGTAGTATTAGGCTCCATTCATAAAAATGCCCCCAAAGGCTTCGCCGGTCTGGCCATTGGCTTCGCTCTGGCCTTCGTTCATCTGGTGAGCATCCCCATCACCGGCACATCGGTCAACCCGGCGCGCAGTATCGGCCCGGCGCTGGTGGCTGCCCTGCGCGAGTGGAGCGTATCGCCTCTGGCAGGTCTCTGGCTTTTCATAGTAGCCCCGCTATTGGGAGCAATTGTGGCTGCCGTTTTGTGGAAGTACATGTTCGAAGAGCGGGCGGTTGCGCCGGAGGTCATTTCCCCAGATTTGCCTGCAGGTCAATAA
- a CDS encoding CBS domain-containing protein yields the protein MTPLAKLKWVSPSDDLTKVLAIMTEEDASQVPVVQDNKVVGLISRERLLSFIDLQANLGK from the coding sequence ATGACGCCGCTCGCGAAACTCAAATGGGTGAGCCCATCCGACGACCTGACCAAAGTCCTGGCCATCATGACCGAGGAAGACGCGTCTCAAGTACCGGTGGTGCAGGACAACAAGGTGGTCGGGCTTATCAGCCGCGAACGTCTGCTGTCTTTTATTGACCTGCAGGCAAATCTGGGGAAATGA
- a CDS encoding hydrogenase membrane subunit, with product MQNYLALVYLVVPLVLVVLFAALGKRGPGQDNRFLNLLAILQAAVYLGATIWAAASLKLPLNFFHGEYFYIDSLSLYEILITSLIFLLAAVYARGYVPNLVRSGELDSSILRLFYATFCLLELVTVLAFASNNLALLWIFAELSTLFSAALIVTLKARENIIAALKYVFVASTTMLFSFIGIILLYAVSRSVIPGGSLNWTALFAAASRMDPHLFFLAFVFLFLGFAAKAGVAPFHTWVPTAYVRAPSAVAVVSGTVLNLGIYAVLRLYAIGQATGTGTHLMVFLSIFGTLSIAVAGFSMLKRTNTKKIIAFSGVESAGLLLIAIGLGSPVALYWALFYTLGYSLVKSLLFFCAGIFHRQYQSNKYFAARDAFKLQPLAIWGLILGSAAAIGTPLFPVFLAKWNILGVLAGESLFMLVATLFFLLLAAIGLAYFFIRMFSQDGGGQIPAFHTPLSMKLPIIITLAMLLILGLYVPGWLNDTLGRIVTSLGM from the coding sequence ATGCAGAACTACTTAGCCTTGGTCTACCTTGTCGTGCCCTTGGTGCTGGTTGTCTTATTCGCTGCCCTGGGTAAGCGCGGACCGGGGCAGGACAACCGTTTCCTCAACCTGTTAGCCATCCTGCAGGCGGCGGTATATCTGGGCGCGACTATCTGGGCGGCCGCCTCTTTAAAATTACCGCTGAACTTTTTCCACGGGGAATATTTTTACATTGACTCACTCTCGCTTTACGAAATACTTATCACCAGCCTTATTTTCCTGCTGGCGGCGGTTTATGCCCGGGGTTATGTTCCCAACCTGGTCAGGTCGGGGGAACTTGATAGCTCCATCCTGCGGCTTTTTTACGCCACTTTCTGTTTGCTCGAGCTGGTGACCGTGCTGGCGTTTGCCTCCAATAACCTGGCGCTGCTGTGGATATTCGCCGAGCTCAGCACGCTCTTCTCGGCGGCTCTGATAGTCACACTCAAAGCCAGGGAGAATATCATAGCCGCCCTGAAATACGTCTTCGTGGCCTCGACGACCATGCTTTTTTCCTTTATCGGCATCATTCTCCTCTATGCCGTGAGCCGTAGCGTCATCCCGGGCGGCAGCCTGAACTGGACCGCACTTTTCGCTGCGGCGTCTCGGATGGACCCGCACCTGTTCTTTTTGGCGTTCGTTTTCCTGTTCCTGGGATTTGCCGCCAAGGCAGGCGTAGCGCCTTTTCACACGTGGGTACCCACGGCTTATGTGCGGGCTCCTTCTGCCGTGGCGGTCGTTTCAGGAACTGTGCTGAACCTGGGAATCTACGCCGTACTGCGCCTCTATGCTATAGGACAAGCGACAGGCACAGGGACGCACCTCATGGTGTTCTTATCCATTTTCGGGACGCTCAGCATCGCCGTAGCCGGCTTCAGCATGCTCAAACGCACCAATACCAAGAAGATCATCGCTTTTTCGGGGGTGGAAAGCGCCGGGCTTTTACTGATAGCCATCGGCCTGGGTTCACCGGTAGCCCTGTACTGGGCGCTGTTCTATACGCTGGGGTACTCGCTGGTGAAATCGCTACTCTTTTTCTGTGCCGGCATATTCCACCGGCAATACCAGAGCAATAAATATTTTGCCGCGAGGGATGCTTTTAAGCTTCAGCCGCTGGCCATCTGGGGGTTGATACTGGGGAGCGCAGCCGCCATCGGGACTCCGCTGTTCCCCGTGTTCCTGGCGAAATGGAATATCCTGGGAGTGCTGGCGGGGGAATCGCTTTTTATGCTCGTGGCTACTCTCTTTTTTCTGTTACTGGCGGCCATCGGACTGGCTTACTTTTTTATCCGCATGTTCAGCCAGGACGGCGGCGGGCAGATACCGGCGTTCCACACGCCCCTCAGCATGAAGCTTCCAATCATAATTACCCTGGCAATGCTGCTCATCCTCGGATTGTATGTGCCGGGGTGGCTGAATGATACTCTGGGCAGAATCGTAACCTCCCTGGGGATGTAA
- a CDS encoding hydrogenase, translated as MNGNGLLYAILNPLFALALAPLLLGLIKKVKALIQGRPGPPLLQQYYQLRKLFHKEIVYSSDSSFIMRLSPYLGIAFMLTASLFVPMLFIPETAWFGNIILFFYLMITAKFFMVLGGLDAGSTFGGMGSSREMTVSSIIEPATITSCAALAFVLKSTSIPQMFSSLLAGSIFSYPTLILVGISLFIIIIVESARVPVDNPETHLELTMIHEAMILEQSGPKLALSELSSGVRQTVLMALFINVIFPWGLSTGTGIPALLLAGGTMMVKMGILAITVGVFESLLAKIRFFRLPDFVVLGLFLSFITIVFELLT; from the coding sequence ATGAACGGGAATGGCTTACTTTACGCTATCCTGAACCCGCTTTTTGCGCTGGCGCTTGCGCCTTTGCTACTCGGTTTGATAAAAAAGGTAAAAGCTTTGATTCAGGGCCGGCCCGGCCCCCCTCTGCTGCAGCAATATTATCAGCTGCGCAAGCTTTTTCACAAAGAAATAGTCTATTCTTCAGACTCGTCTTTCATAATGCGGCTCAGCCCGTACCTGGGGATAGCCTTTATGCTGACAGCTTCCCTTTTTGTGCCCATGCTGTTCATACCCGAGACGGCATGGTTCGGAAACATCATACTTTTCTTTTATCTGATGATAACGGCCAAATTTTTCATGGTGCTGGGCGGGCTGGACGCCGGCAGCACTTTCGGGGGCATGGGGAGCTCGCGCGAGATGACGGTCTCGTCCATAATCGAGCCGGCAACCATCACATCCTGCGCCGCACTGGCCTTTGTGCTGAAATCGACCAGTATTCCCCAGATGTTCAGTTCGCTGCTGGCCGGGTCAATCTTCAGCTACCCCACGCTGATCCTGGTGGGCATATCCCTTTTCATAATTATTATCGTAGAATCTGCACGCGTGCCGGTGGACAACCCGGAAACGCATCTGGAACTTACCATGATCCATGAGGCTATGATCTTGGAGCAGAGCGGCCCGAAACTGGCTTTGTCGGAGCTTTCGTCCGGAGTTAGGCAGACTGTACTGATGGCGCTGTTTATCAACGTCATATTCCCCTGGGGATTATCCACGGGAACCGGCATTCCGGCATTACTGCTTGCAGGCGGAACCATGATGGTAAAAATGGGAATCCTGGCGATTACGGTTGGCGTATTCGAATCCCTGCTGGCCAAGATACGCTTTTTCCGCTTGCCCGATTTCGTTGTGTTAGGTCTTTTTCTCTCATTCATTACGATAGTTTTTGAGTTGCTGACATGA